A single window of Salvia splendens isolate huo1 chromosome 6, SspV2, whole genome shotgun sequence DNA harbors:
- the LOC121806490 gene encoding uncharacterized protein LOC121806490 has product MHAKTDSEVTSLAPSSPDNRPPVYYVQSPSRDSHDGEKTTTSFHSTPVLGSPMGSPPRSHSSVGHHSRESSTSRFSGSLKPGSRKVSPNDVGSGARGPRKGGQANWKDCDVIEEEGLLEDEESRKGLPRRCYFLAFVVGFFVLFSFFALILWGASKPQKPKITMKSIAFERFMVQAGSDSTGVSTDMISVNSTVKLTYRNTGTFFGVHVTSTPVALTYSQLTIGSGTVKKFYQSRKSQRHMVVTVLGDKIPLYGSGASLSTSTGITTLPVPLKLEFTVRSRASVLGKLVRPKFYKKIECPIIYDVKKLNVPISLKNCTYS; this is encoded by the exons ATGCACGCGAAGACGGATTCGGAGGTGACGAGTCTGGCGCCGTCGTCGCCGGACAACCGTCCGCCGGTGTACTACGTGCAGAGTCCGTCGCGCGACTCGCACGACGGGGAGAAGACGACGACGTCGTTCCACTCGACGCCGGTGCTGGGGAGCCCCATGGGGTCTCCGCCGCGATCGCACTCCTCCGTCGGCCACCACTCCAGGGAGTCGTCCACCAGCCGCTTCTCTGGATCGCTCAAGCCGGGATCGAGGAAGGTATCGCCGAACGACGTCGGATCTGGGGCCAGGGGACCTCGCAAGGGCGGACAGGCGAATTGGAAGGACTGTGATGtgattgaagaagaaggattgctaGAAGATGAGGAGTCTCGGAAAGGTCTGCCGCGTAGATGCTATTTCCTTGCTTTTGTTGTCGGATTTTTTGTGCTGTTTTCGTTTTTCGCCTTGATTTTGTGGGGAGCTAGCAAACCGCAGAAGCCTAAGATCACGATGAAG AGCATTGCATTTGAGAGATTCATGGTTCAAGCTGGTTCGGATTCAACGGGTGTATCGACAGACATGATCTCTGTTAACTCGACAGTGAAGCTGACCTACCGTAACACAGGCACATTTTTCGGAGTTCACGTTACCTCAACTCCGGTCGCTCTCACCTACTCGCAGCTCACCATTGGCTCTGGCACC GTGAAGAAGTTCTATCAGTCACGGAAGAGCCAGAGGCACATGGTTGTGACAGTCTTAGGCGACAAGATCCCGTTGTATGGTAGTGGAGCTAGCTTAAGCACCTCGACTGGGATCACCACGCTCCCTGTGCCGCTCAAACTGGAGTTCACAGTTCGGTCGAGGGCTTCTGTTCTGGGTAAACTGGTGAGGCCGAAATTCTACAAGAAGATCGAATGCCCCATCATTTACGATGTGAAGAAGCTCAACGTGCCCATCTCCCTCAAGAATTGCACTTACAGTTAA